A single window of Chloracidobacterium sp. DNA harbors:
- a CDS encoding O-acetylhomoserine aminocarboxypropyltransferase/cysteine synthase, with translation MTDKNYSFNTLALHSGQEIDPATNSRAVPIYQTTSYAFNDADHAARLFALKEFGNIYTRLMNPTTDVFEKRIAALEGGASALATASGQAAETLAILTLAAAGDEIVSTTSLYGGTYNLFHHTLPRLGIKFHFVDGADYDGIEAAINERTKAIYTESVGNPKLDVIDIERLAAIAHRNGLPLIIDNTVPSPALCNPIKWGADIVIHSATKYIGGHGTTMGGVIVDAGNFDWAASGRFPEFSEPDPSYHGISYTEAFGPLAFILKARVQGLRDTGAALSPLSSWQLLQGTETLPLRVERHSENALTLARHLEQHPLVEWVNYPKLASSPYCELADKYLANGGSSIVTFGVKGGYAAGKRFINSVELFSLVANIGDAKSLVIHPASTTHQQLTAEEQASTGVTPDLIRLSVGIEDIRDIIADIDRALSLSTETINAAVA, from the coding sequence ATGACTGACAAAAATTATAGTTTCAACACATTGGCACTTCACAGCGGACAGGAGATCGATCCAGCGACAAACTCGCGAGCAGTCCCGATATATCAAACGACATCGTATGCCTTCAACGATGCAGACCACGCGGCACGGCTATTTGCTCTCAAGGAGTTCGGCAACATTTATACACGTTTGATGAACCCGACGACCGACGTATTTGAAAAGCGAATCGCAGCACTCGAGGGCGGTGCGTCGGCATTGGCGACGGCGAGCGGCCAGGCCGCGGAAACTCTTGCGATCCTGACACTAGCCGCTGCGGGAGACGAGATCGTTTCGACAACATCGCTTTACGGCGGCACTTATAACCTCTTTCACCACACATTACCGCGACTAGGTATCAAGTTTCACTTCGTCGACGGTGCCGACTATGACGGCATCGAAGCCGCGATCAACGAACGCACCAAGGCGATATATACCGAAAGCGTCGGGAACCCAAAACTCGATGTGATCGATATTGAGCGTCTCGCTGCGATCGCTCATCGCAACGGTTTACCGCTGATCATAGATAATACAGTTCCATCACCCGCACTTTGCAATCCGATCAAATGGGGAGCTGATATCGTTATCCATTCTGCGACCAAATATATCGGCGGCCACGGCACCACAATGGGCGGTGTGATCGTCGATGCAGGCAACTTCGACTGGGCCGCAAGCGGGCGGTTCCCGGAGTTTAGCGAACCGGATCCCAGCTATCACGGCATTTCGTACACCGAAGCATTCGGTCCACTTGCATTTATCTTAAAGGCTCGAGTCCAGGGCCTTCGCGATACGGGGGCGGCCTTATCGCCATTATCTTCGTGGCAATTACTCCAGGGAACAGAAACTTTGCCCTTGCGTGTCGAACGCCATAGCGAAAACGCACTGACGCTGGCACGTCATTTAGAGCAACATCCGTTGGTAGAGTGGGTCAACTATCCGAAACTGGCTTCAAGCCCGTATTGCGAACTCGCCGACAAGTACCTTGCGAATGGCGGCAGTTCGATCGTCACGTTTGGAGTTAAGGGCGGATATGCGGCCGGTAAGAGATTTATAAATTCCGTCGAACTTTTCTCACTTGTCGCGAACATCGGTGATGCCAAATCGCTGGTGATCCATCCGGCCTCGACAACGCATCAGCAGTTGACGGCCGAAGAGCAGGCATCGACCGGTGTTACGCCCGATCTGATACGGCTGTCCGTCGGTATCGAAGACATCCGCGATATCATCGCGGACATTGACCGGGCATTGAGCCTTTCGACCGAAACGATTAACGCGGCGGTGGCGTGA
- a CDS encoding 3-oxoacyl-ACP reductase FabG, translating to MSDQSVAIQLPNNLFAGKTAIVTGASRGVGRATALRLAEGGANVVVNYISNHREAQETVDLCLGKGVEAIAVCADVSEFVGAQEIAKQAMDKFGQIDLLVCNAGVWDGAAIEDMSEELWNKVINTNLKSAWAMTKACVPAMKKCESAAIVMVSSTAGQRGEANYSNYAASKGGQISFTKALASELCPKIRVNAVAPGWIETAMVRPAFDDEEYKRSVIKSIPLQRIATTDDIALSICFLLSDWSRHITGEILNINGGAVLCG from the coding sequence ATGAGTGATCAGTCAGTTGCTATCCAGCTTCCGAACAATCTTTTCGCCGGCAAAACGGCTATCGTTACGGGTGCGTCACGCGGGGTCGGGCGAGCGACCGCATTGCGTTTGGCGGAGGGCGGGGCGAACGTGGTGGTGAATTACATCAGCAATCACCGCGAGGCACAGGAGACGGTCGATCTGTGCCTCGGCAAGGGCGTCGAGGCAATTGCGGTGTGCGCAGACGTGTCCGAATTTGTTGGAGCTCAGGAGATCGCCAAGCAGGCCATGGATAAGTTCGGACAGATCGATCTGTTGGTGTGCAATGCCGGTGTCTGGGATGGTGCGGCGATCGAAGACATGTCTGAGGAGCTTTGGAACAAGGTCATCAACACCAACCTCAAATCGGCTTGGGCGATGACCAAGGCGTGCGTTCCGGCGATGAAGAAGTGCGAATCGGCCGCGATCGTGATGGTCTCGTCGACCGCCGGACAGCGGGGCGAGGCGAATTACTCTAATTACGCGGCGTCAAAAGGCGGTCAAATTTCGTTTACCAAAGCACTCGCAAGCGAGCTTTGCCCCAAGATCCGCGTCAACGCGGTCGCCCCCGGTTGGATCGAAACGGCGATGGTTAGACCAGCGTTCGACGATGAAGAGTACAAGCGTAGCGTTATCAAGTCGATCCCGCTGCAACGCATCGCTACGACGGACGATATCGCGTTGTCGATATGTTTTCTGCTATCAGACTGGTCGCGGCATATAACCGGCGAGATTTTGAATATTAATGGCGGTGCGGTGCTCTGCGGATAG
- a CDS encoding AMP-binding protein codes for MDKSGFVEPTSAEDPLIILYTSGTTGKPKGIAHTHASFPIKAAQDMAFGTDVGRGTRISWYTDIGWMMGPWLIYGALINGATICIYDGAPDYPTPDRMWEFCAKHKVEVLGISPTLVRSLASHEGRSEDAPVLMRAKPEKSERRGWSRHGKLPHFDGQVTQFITFRLADSLPQSVLNRLRQQLEHDKLDDDSEELRQLVEDYLDSGAGECILRDTKIAEIVRETLLYEQGKSCDLKAWIIMPNHVHLLLRLYEGDDLAGLMKGIKGISARRINQLRNTTGPIWQADYFDRYIRDGEHFSKAFAYIENNPVLAKLSKTAEEFRFGSAFERIASANTQISTKHEDVAASGDEDKIVLTPFERHDLSSLRIFASTGEPWNPAPWWWLFEKVGDSKLPIINYSGGTEISGGILMGNPLLPIKPCSFPAPCPGMDVDILDEDGKPVAAGQVGELVIKQPWIGMARGFWQEKERYLDTYWRRFKDIWVHGDFAMRDKDGHWFILGRSDDTLKVAGKRVGPAEVESILVSHPSVIEAAVIGVPDDDKGTAMVAFCVIGGQTSLITGENNDDEKQARILALQSELKTLVVRDMGKPLAPSKIHFVSAIPKTRNAKVMRRVIRSAYLGEDAGDLSALENPDSVEDIRRKNA; via the coding sequence ATGGACAAATCTGGCTTTGTAGAACCAACCTCCGCCGAAGACCCGCTCATTATCCTCTACACCTCCGGCACAACCGGCAAGCCAAAGGGCATTGCGCACACGCACGCTAGTTTTCCTATCAAGGCGGCGCAGGATATGGCGTTTGGGACGGATGTTGGGAGAGGTACGCGGATATCGTGGTACACGGACATCGGCTGGATGATGGGGCCTTGGCTGATCTACGGGGCGTTGATAAATGGTGCGACGATCTGCATCTACGACGGTGCTCCCGATTACCCGACGCCTGACCGAATGTGGGAATTTTGCGCCAAGCATAAGGTCGAGGTTTTAGGTATTTCGCCTACGCTAGTACGTTCGCTTGCGTCGCATGAAGGACGGAGTGAGGACGCTCCTGTCCTCATGAGGGCGAAGCCCGAAAAAAGTGAACGCAGAGGCTGGAGCCGACATGGCAAACTGCCGCACTTTGATGGCCAAGTCACGCAGTTCATTACATTCCGGCTTGCAGATTCCCTTCCGCAGTCTGTGCTGAATAGGCTGCGTCAACAGCTAGAACATGACAAACTCGATGACGATTCTGAAGAGCTTAGGCAACTCGTCGAGGATTATCTCGATAGCGGCGCGGGCGAATGTATTCTACGCGATACGAAGATCGCAGAAATAGTCCGCGAAACATTACTCTACGAACAAGGAAAGAGCTGCGACCTAAAGGCATGGATCATTATGCCCAATCATGTTCACCTGTTGCTTCGCCTTTATGAAGGAGACGATCTTGCAGGCCTTATGAAGGGGATCAAGGGAATTTCCGCGAGAAGAATCAACCAACTGCGAAATACCACCGGGCCGATCTGGCAAGCTGATTATTTTGACCGGTATATACGTGACGGCGAGCATTTCTCAAAAGCGTTTGCCTATATTGAGAACAACCCTGTGCTCGCAAAACTAAGCAAGACGGCTGAAGAATTCAGATTCGGCAGTGCATTCGAACGGATTGCAAGCGCTAATACCCAAATAAGTACTAAACACGAAGATGTCGCCGCAAGCGGCGATGAGGACAAGATTGTCCTCACTCCGTTCGAGCGCCACGATCTAAGCAGCCTCCGCATATTCGCCTCGACAGGCGAGCCTTGGAATCCGGCACCTTGGTGGTGGTTATTTGAAAAGGTCGGTGACAGCAAATTGCCGATCATAAATTACAGCGGCGGCACAGAGATCTCCGGCGGCATTTTGATGGGCAATCCTTTGCTACCGATAAAGCCGTGTTCGTTCCCGGCTCCGTGTCCGGGAATGGACGTAGATATTCTCGACGAAGACGGCAAACCTGTTGCCGCCGGACAAGTTGGCGAGCTTGTCATCAAACAGCCCTGGATCGGTATGGCACGCGGATTTTGGCAGGAAAAAGAGCGCTATCTCGACACCTATTGGCGGCGGTTCAAGGACATATGGGTTCATGGCGATTTTGCGATGCGAGATAAAGACGGCCACTGGTTCATCCTCGGTCGCTCAGATGACACGCTAAAAGTCGCCGGCAAACGCGTCGGCCCCGCCGAAGTCGAAAGCATACTCGTTTCGCATCCCTCGGTCATCGAAGCGGCGGTTATAGGCGTGCCCGACGACGACAAAGGCACCGCAATGGTCGCGTTCTGCGTGATCGGAGGGCAAACATCCCTGATTACCGGTGAAAATAATGACGACGAAAAGCAAGCAAGGATACTTGCCCTCCAATCCGAATTGAAAACCCTCGTTGTCCGCGATATGGGCAAACCGCTCGCCCCATCGAAAATTCACTTTGTATCGGCAATACCAAAAACCCGCAATGCGAAGGTAATGCGCCGGGTCATCCGCTCCGCCTACCTTGGCGAAGATGCGGGCGATCTCTCCGCCCTCGAGAATCCGGATTCGGTCGAAGATATCCGCCGGAAGAACGCGTGA